A region from the Corticium candelabrum chromosome 14, ooCorCand1.1, whole genome shotgun sequence genome encodes:
- the LOC134189483 gene encoding dynein axonemal heavy chain 6-like isoform X2 — translation MKRNEFARLYFLSNEEILDILANAKNFKRIQGHIIKCFSNVHQLEFSDEFKVSPAVTSLVSAEGEKVPLPKHLRARGSVETWLKQVEGAMFATIKRSLGVALSDYKKSKSRQQWVLAHLGQVTQVASQVFWTDEVVKCLSSDDVHRLLSSLHVLWVSYVTDLAQLVHTPLEPWRREAVIALVTIDVHARDVIKLLLESGVHEIGDFDWVRQLRYTWVSDANGCDVCQASATLQYGYEYLGCAPRLVMTPLTDRCYLTLTGALQLHLGGSAVGPAGTGKTETVKDLAKSVGKHCMVFNCSDGLTYQMLGKFFCGMSQSGSWCCLDEFNRIDVEVLSVVAQQLQSIKSAKDQQVTTFLFEGKEIILDDSCGAFVTMNLGYAGRVELPDNVKSLFRPVSMTVPDSDMISEIILYSQGFTSAAVLSRKIVYLYHLAERQLSHQHHYDFGMRAIKLVLVIAGSYKRLSMSERSCHDKSEEEQEMMFLIKALRNANAPKLLADDAILFEQLISDVFPNIQHYPVQPSNVLKAAIDLILVHLSLQNSESLIQKCDQLYGTLRVCHGVMLVGLTGGGKTTARHVLAQSLNILLNDSLGHPATSKQQSPSSSQSFSSLRTSSKQSISERPKCELAVTKASVNVVTVNPKCVSLSELYGHLDSNTLEWTDGLLSHTARSFARRIAIVSSSPQTWNSRFMGSGVARQLSATTSLSRDSAQKSEDEGSNLLKTAMTEWKEFVESKPITFAYQYLPSISGLVESGELLSEEVASFVAADRDVAPYGWFWLVLDGPVDTSWVENLNTALDDSHVFCLANGERIPIGPGLRIVFEVDSLVNASPATVSRCGMVYMDPADLGWKPYVESWMNSLPNQLPASAREHLWGLFDHSIDKGLDFLHKHQSEQVLPTCSLGVITTLCKLLGSILSYMASNKGFAATFAEEQQQQQQPDVDRMPTFNYNLFFKSDANQMFDGGAIQRRSYISPQDFPMLLSKLFLFAFTWSFGGTLTDGGYGEDNDGLMNFLEGKSAESAVGLTYQGLLGGGPRAAFDVLVRDIFRNDIPVGIRFPSTLHSVFSYYVDMDTGNFVQWRDLLPKPYSIIEKSLSFGDSNMKQQLVKHNLLTEFNPMSETSGAQAFVPTVDAMRFAFLLNLLILCKQPVILSGDIGVGKSSLVAHALRLFQEGSSFVVSSVMGGLLGVAGLLPRSHDETQFKVESKSIHMSPFMTARQLQKQLEGCMLNLGKNVFGSPEGCQTVVFLDDLNVVQSDNFNAQPPLEVLRQLLDTGKMFDVNKLKWKNISNMNFIGTCGPVQNISPRFLRQFSVLNVCHPGSMTMKQMFQVILGSFLERERFVTEVKCGLFFIINTLICTYQYLVTSLKPSPTKPFCLFNMADLSKVVQGLQQATSATVGTEDEFVQLLCYEAERVFADRLSCPADKTIFFKSLADATRIHLKTTKAVEELRSSDCLYTDFGDPSVPINEQTYCLVRDKGKLVKALESCQARMSFFAGQMKTVVFFEETVKHVVRAKRILRQPRGHLIMVGVGGVGRQTVAQLACFISGFEYFAVTQTRNYTHTEFRGDMKRLYIEAGTKNKPTVLLLTDAHIIEKAVLEDISALLSTGEICDLFESDELEPVLTAIQPLAAAHGVHVQRTSLYSYFIATASKNIHVFLSLSPSHPQFAHRFHLFPALLRYCTMEWFCEWSSDALQAVAEATFSDVRMPHFQKLSSKVPAACVKIHNNVKETSQLFRENENRQCYATSANFISFLKVFVVVLKEKQNELMKKKLQMNTGLDQLSEASAMIARMQQELEAMKPIIEQKSVAANQLLAQLQQEQARLDLGRTDVKTEEARLAVEMQGHEISFEKAKKTLDEYLSRVKETATNLDTIDKSDLAELKGYSTPPGLVRSVMRCVCIILQENPDWPTARRLLGDSKFLEQLIEVDFEELPEQVLSSLSGQAMIMGFEEHSIEHASVACRPLYNWVMALERYGDSQKRVKEKRAECDAAEKEFSEVKAKLKEKQQFLCKVEAQLVELTQQTEESILERDELQEKCMQNKRHIERATVLMEALVGEQERWFNALIEINNKLDVIVGDCILSAACLNYYGPYTASYRQSMIKSWQESCHDLRTSPLYTFSGAMASDRHIQNWCSNGLPQDATSLENAILITTHHKWPLIVDPEGQAMKWLRAIESKSGLIVLNTAEPNYMRVLESSVQTGKPVLMEQVTNDIDVALEPFLLRNLVRRSGQIFLMLGDKEIDYNPNFRLYLFSKHASFHFSPELFNKVAVVNFVITFEGLEEQLLSEVVQIVKPALEREQSQLTSSLTQDRIHLYKLETKILKILQTAETNILDERELADTLQNSKQLAAELATRVTEREETQLKLMAARNQYLPVASRGAVLYFVIRNLSEINVMYQFSVSWFKNLCSCCIRDNIGEESNNSPSEASFSSDQQFNSVFSEESVSSSYLTRLINVLTQAVYHHTTQVLFFEHRLAFAFLTATSIMRHATSTTESKPASSISVDEWAVFLSGDMYGVGIKGTVQQLTSSSSTNRVSPHSPLKSLFPLSYSASEQRSDSQPVYEMLSKPEDLSWLSDANWCTFQQLGFALSAFIGLCDHLVANQQLWMEFFDCLHPYKFLSNAFDESGCDWPLQPLTSFQRLLLTKTLRQDALYDSVRDFILEELGEEYISTSVTNISDIAKHTNPNQPIIFILSPGCDPTSQLLSLSQTKFGDSKYLHLVSLGCGQRQTIKDLIHHVAASGTGWVFLQNCHLAPSWMPSLEQIVDSLASDGAVHSNFRLWLSSLPTETFPSSVLQVGNKITVEQPQGIRINIEQSLVLLQSGNVRWIPEQSKTSFAHLLFSLCFFHAALSDRKKYGSIGWNVPYVFSTADLEVAVQVLTDLVCTSESTPWKALRHITGDVVYGGRVTDDWDRRTLRCLLNCFYASETLSASCYMNCEDYPTISDIDSLVRLEEHARKTFPLLDRPEVCGMHPLANSIYADRLSRSLFDVILSMQPNVVSMTAQSKLDVALLDIATDALSNLPDSIVASDINRWYSIKGQSEGIRIAPSSERVRTKDTAKVVKNVSHLQHVLLQEVKNFNNLIQVVRDSLMSVIDALNGETLLSDDLEAVCTSLAINKVPAMWLKHSYPTQRRLGSWLNDLSERVDFFTYWMSCRETVEKPVTGVEKSESKVSPALSALKAVAISSSFASKGSALAHHSPGSYWLSAFFFPHGFLTAVLQCHARKHHLALSNLQFKHIVQAELPKTDNMPLEKKTVPPKDGVIIHGLHLQGAAWDAKKYTLFEPDHFQQCDFPQIHFLPEEVGHKVGHESLDESESGSYECPLYQSALRGQANFVTSVHLPTQQSKQLWVLRGAALLCQPDCD, via the exons ATGAAACGAAACGAGTTTGCAAGGTTGTACTTTCTAAGCAATGAGGAAATTCTTGATATTTTGGCCAATGCAAAGAATTTTAAGAGAATACAA GGTCACATAATCAAGTGCTTTAGCAATGTACACCAGTTGGAGTTTTCAGATGAATTTAAGGTTTCTCCTGCTGTGACAAGCTTGGTATCTGCAGAGGGGGAGAAAGTGCCATTGCCAAA ACATTTGAGAGCAAGGGGAAGTGTTGAGACTTGGTTGAAGCAAGTAGAGGGAGCTATGTTTGCAACTATTAAAAG ATCTCTGGGTGTAGCATTATCTGATTATAAAAAATCTAAGTCACGACAACAATGGGTGTTGGCTCATTTAGGACAAGTGACTCAAGTTGCA TCTCAAGTATTTTGGACAGACGAGGTAGTGAAGTGTCTTAGTTCAGACGATGTCCACCGTTTGCTGTCATCTCTACATGTGTTGTGGGTTTCTTATGTTACTGATCTTGCTCAGCTTGTACACACACCCTTAGAGCCGTGGAGACGTGAAGCTGTTATTGCCTTGGTAACTATTGATGTACATGCACGAGATGTTATCAAACTTTTACTTGAGAGTGGAGTGCATGAGATTGGAGACTTTGACTGGGTCAGACAGTTGCGGTACACATGGGTAAGCGATGCCAATGGTTGTGATGTATGCCAAGCCAGTGCGACGTTGCAGTATGGCTATGAATATCTCGGTTGTGCTCCTCGATTGGTGATGACTCCTCTTACCGATCGCTGCTACTTGACTTTGACTGGGGCTTTGCAGCTTCATCTTGGTGGCTCAGCAGTTGGCCCCGCTGGCACAGGCAAAACAGAGACAGTGAAGGACTTGGCAAAATCAGTTGGAAAACACTGTATGGTTTTTAACTGCTCTGATGGTTTGACATACCAG ATGCTAGGAAAGTTCTTCTGTGGCATGTCTCAGTCAGGGTCTTGGTGCTGTCTTGATGAGTTTAACAGGATTGACGTCGAGGtcttgtctgttgttgcaCAGCAACTTCAGTCAATAAAGTCAGCCAAAGATCAGCAAGTAACCAC GTTTTTATTTGAAGGCAAGGAGATTATTTTAGATGACAGCTGTGGTGCATTTGTTACTATGAATCTAGG GTATGCAGGTCGGGTTGAACTACCAGACAATGTTAAATCGCTGTTTCGTCCAGTGTCAATGACAGTTCCCGACTCTGACATGATATCAGAGATAATTCTTTACTCACAAGGTTTTACTTCAGCTGCTGTTTTATCAAGAAAAATTGTTTATCTTTATCATTTGGCTGAAAGACAACTATCTCATCAG CATCACTATGATTTTGGCATGCGAGCAATAAAATTGGTTTTGGTGATTGCTGGTAGCTACAAGAGATTGAG CATGTCTGAAAGATCGTGTCATGACAAGtcagaagaagaacaagaaatGATGTTTTTAATCAAAGCTTTACGCAATGCCAATGCCCCCAAACTTCTAGCAGATGACGCTATTCTTTTTGAACAACTGATCAGTGATGTGTTTCCAAACATACAGCATTATCCAGTTCAGCCATCGAATGTTCTCAAGGCAGCCATTGACTTGATTTTGGTACATTTGTCTTTACAAAATTCTGAAAGTCTCATACAGAAATGTGATCAGTTATATGGTACTTTGCGTGTTTGTCATGGTGTCATGCTTGTTGGTTTGACTGGAGGTGGAAAAACTACTGCTAGACATGTCCTTGCCCAGTCATTAAACATTCTGCTAAATGACAGTTTGGGACATCCAGCAACATCAAAGCAGCAATCGCCATCGTCATCACAAAGCTTTTCTAGTTTGAGAACATCTTCTAAACAATCGATATCTGAGCGACCTAAGTGTGAGCTAGCGGTAACAAAGGCTTCTGTGAATGTTGTTACTGTTAACCCAAaatgtgtcagtctgtctgaaCTGTATGGACATTTGGATTCAAACACACTAGAGTGGACTGATGGATTGCTGTCACATACTGCTCGTTCTTTCGCCAGGCGTATTGCTATTGTTTCTTCCTCACCTCAAACTTGGAACTCTAGGTTTATGGGAAGTGGAGTTGCAAGGCAACTGTCAGCAACAACTAGTCTCAGCAGAGACAGTGCCCAGAAGAGTGAAGATGAGGGCAGCAATTTATTGAAGACCGCAATGACTGAATGGAAAGAATTTGTGGAGTCTAAACCAATCACATTTGCTTATCAGTATCTACCTAGCATTTCAGG ACTGGTTGAGTCTGGAGAATTACTGTCTGAAGAGGTCGCTTCATTTGTAGCCGCTGATCGTGACGTTGCTCCATATGGGTGGTTCTGGCTCGTCTTAGATGGCCCCGTGGATACTTCATGGGTTGAGAATCTTAACACCGCATTGGATGACAGTCATGTGTTTTGTCTTGCCAATGGAGAAAGAATTCCAATTG GTCCTGGATTAAGGATTGTTTTTGAAGTTGACAGTTTAGTCAATGCATCTCCAGCTACAGTCAGCCGCTGTGGCATGGTTTATATG GATCCTGCAGATCTTGGTTGGAAACCTTACGTTGAGAGTTGGATGAATTCGCTTCCAAATCAG TTACCAGCCAGTGCTCGTGAGCATCTCTGGGGTTTATTTGATCACAGCATTGATAAGGGTTTAGACTTTCTCCACAAACATCAATCCGAGCAAGTCCTTCCAACTTGCAGTCTTGGAGTTATAACAACTCTTTGCAAATTACTTGGCTCAATCTTGTCTTATATGGCATCTAACAAGGGCTTTGCTGCTACTTTTGCAGaagaacagcaacagcagcagcagccagATGTTGACAGAATGCCAACATTTAACTACAATTTATTTTTCAAATCAGATGCAAATCAGATGTTTGATGGAGGTGCCATTCAACGGAGAAGCTACATCAGTCCACAGGATTTTCCTATGCTGCTTAGTaaactgtttttgtttgctttcacatGGTCTTTTGGGGGCACGTTGACTGATGGTGGTTATGGAGAGGACAACGACGGCTTGATGAACTTTTTGGAGGGCAAGTCTGCAGAATCTGCAGTTGGTCTTACATATCAGGGATTGCTGGGAGGAGGACCCAGAGCAGCATTTGATGTGCTTGTACGTGACATATTTAGAAATGACATACCAGTTGGCATTAGATTTCCATCCACATTGCACTCTGTGTTTTCTTACTATGTTGATATGGACACAGGGAATTTTGTTCAATGGCGTGACTTGTTGCCCAAGCCTTACTCTATTATTGAAAAGAGTCTGTCTTTTGGAGACAGCAATATGAAACAGCAATTGGTGAAGCACAATTTGCTAACTGAGTTTAACCCAATGAGCGAGACAAGCGGAGCACAGGCCTTTGTTCCTACAGTTGATGCCATGCGCTTTGCTTTTCTTCTCAATCTTTTAATTCTTTGTAAGCAGCCTGTAATTTTGTCTGGGGACATTGGTGTTGGTAAATCATCTCTTGTTGCTCACGCTCTTCGCCTGTTTCAAGAAGGCAGCTCATTTGTTGTGTCCAGCGTGATGGGAGGATTGCTAGGTGTTGCGGGTTTACTGCCTCGGTCACATGATGAAACACAGTTTAAAGTTGAAAGCAAAAGTATTCATATGTCTCCTTTCATGACAGCAAGACAACTGCAGAAACAGCTGGAGGGCTGCATGTTGAACCTGGGGAAAAATGTGTTTGGTAGTCCAGAAGGTTGTCAG actgtTGTGTTCCTTGATGATCTGAATGTTGTTCAGTCGGATAATTTTAATGCACAGCCGCCTCTTGAAGTTTTGCGACAACTTCTGGATACTGGGAAGATGTTTGACGTTAATAAGTTGAAATGGAAG AACATCTCTAATATGAACTTTATTGGAACTTGTGGTCCAGTACAGAACATTAGTCCAAGGTTTCTTCGACAATTCAG TGTGCTAAATGTTTGTCACCCTGGGAGCATGACCATGAAGCAAATGTTTCAAGTCATTTTGGGTTCATTTTTGGAACGAGAACGCTTCGTAACTGAAGTAAAGTGTGGCCTGTTTTTCATCATCAATACTCTTATATGCACCTATCAGTACCTTGTGACATCTCTTAAGCCATCTCCAACTAAgccattttgtctgtttaataTGGCAGATTTGTCAAAG GTTGTACAAGGTCTACAACAAGCCACTTCTGCCACTGTTGGTACAGAAGATGAATTTGTACAATTGTTGTGTTATGAAGCTGAACGTGTGTTCGCTGACCGGCTCTCCTGTCCTGCTGACAAAACTATATTTTTCAAAAGTCTTGCTGATGCAACTAGAATACATCTAAAG ACAACTAAGGCAGTTGAAGAATTGAGATCTTCAGACTGCCTTTACACTGACTTTGGTGATCCGAGTGTTCCCATAAATGAACAGACCTATTGCCTTGTTAGAGACAAAGGAAAGCTTGTTAAGGCTTTGGAAAGTTGTCAAGCTCGTATGAGTTTTTTTGCTGGCCAG ATGAAGACAGTAGTGTTTTTTGAAGAGACTGTAAAGCATGTAGTGAGAGCTAAACGCATTCTGCGGCAGCCAAGAGGACATTTGATAATG GTTGGTGTTGGTGGTGTTGGACGGCAgactgtggctcaattggcaTGCTTTATTTCTGGATTCGAATATTTTGCTGTCACTCAAACACgaaactacacacacacagaatttAGAGGAGATATGAAACGGCTCTACATAGAAGCAGGAACTAAGAATAAGCCAACAGTATTGCTGTTGACAGATGCACATATTATTGAG AAAGCAGTTCTTGAAGACATATCTGCTCTTCTCAGTACTGGAGAGATTTGTGACTTGTTTGAGTCAGATGAGTTGGAGCCTGTCTTAACAGCAATTCAGCCACTTGCTGCAGCGCATGGAGTTCATGTTCAGAGAACTAGTTTGTACTCCTATTTCATTGCT ACTGCTTCCAAGAACATACATGTATTCTTGTCACTCAGTCCATCACATCCTCAGTTTGCACATCGCTTTCATCTTTTTCCCGCTCTTCTTCGTTACTGTACAATGGAATGGTTTTGTGAATGGTCTTCGGATGCTCTTCAAGCTGTAGCAGAAGCAACATTTAGTGATGTCAGAATGCCTCACTTTCAGAAACTCTCCAGCAAAGTGCCAGCGGCATGTGTCAAAATTCACAACAACGTTAAAGAAACAAGCCAGTTGTTTAGAGAGAACGAAAATCGACAGTGTTATGCTACATCTGCAAATTTTATCAGTTTTTTGAAGGTGTTTGTGGTAGTTCTGAAAGAGAAGCAAAATGAGCTGATGAAGaagaa GTTGCAAATGAATACTGGTCTTGATCAGCTTTCAGAAGCTTCAGCCATGATTGCTAGAATGCAGCAAGAGCTTGAGGCAATGAAACCAATTATCGAGCAGAAGTCTGTG GCTGCTAATCAGTTGCTGGCACAGCTGCAACAAGAGCAAGCTCGTCTAGATTTAGGTCGGACTGATGTAAAGACAGAAGAAGCACGATTGGCTGTAGAAATGCAAGGCCATGAAATTTCTTTTGAG AAGGCTAAGAAAACTTTGGACGAATATTTATCTCGAGTGAAGGAGACTGCAACTAACCTAGATACCATTGATAAGAGTGATCTTGCAGAACTAAA GGGATACAGTACTCCTCCAGGCCTGGTCAGGTCTGTTATGAGATGCGTGTGTATCATTCTACAAGAAAATCCTGACTGGCCAACAGCTAGACGACTGCTTGGTGATTCAAAGTTTCTTGAACAGCTAATAGAGGTTGATTTTGAGGAACTTCCAGAGCAG GTACTGTCATCACTTAGTGGACAAGCTATGATAATGGGTTTTGAGGAGCACAGTATCGAACATGCATCAGTAGCCTGTAGGCCTCTTTACAATTGGGTTATGGCTTTAGAACGATATGGAGACTCTCAGAAG AGGGTGAAAGAGAAACGTGCAGAGTGTGATGCTGCTGAGAAAGAGTTTAGTGAGGTTAAAGCAAAGCTAAAGGAGAAGCAACAGTTCTTGTGCAAAGTTGAAGCACAACTGGTTGAGCTGACACAGCAGACTGAAGAGAGTATTCTGGAACGAGACGAGTTACAAGAGAAATGCATGCAAAACAAGCGACACATAGAGAGAGCAACAGTGCTTATGGAAGCTCTGGTTGGGGAACAG GAACGCTGGTTTAATGCCTTGATTGAGATAAACAACAAGTTAGATGTAATTGTTGGAGATTGTATTTTGTCAGCTGCATGCCTCAACTACTATGGTCCATACACGGCATCATACAGACAGTCAATGATTAAGTCATGGCAAGAGTCTTGCCACGACTTGCGTACATCTCCTCTTTACACGTTCTCTGGTGCTATGGCAAGTGACAGACACATTCAAAACTGGTGTTCGAATGGCTTACCACAAGATGCCACTTCATTAGAAAATGCAATTTTGATTACTACGCACCACAAATGGCCACTTATTGTTGACCCTGAAGGGCAGGCAATGAAATGGTTACGTGCCATTGAATCAAAGTCAGGTCTGATTGTGCTGAACACTGCAGAACCAAATTACATGAGAGTGCTAGAGAGCTCAGTCCAAACAGGGAAACCTGTGCTTATGGAACAAGTAACTAATGACATTGATGTGGCTCTTGAACCATTCTTGTTGCGTAATTTGGTTAGAAGGTCAGGTCAGATATTTCTTATGCTGGGCGACAAGGAGATTGATTATAATCCAAACTTTCGTCTGTACTTGTTTTCAAAGCATGCCAGTTTTCATTTCTCACCAGAGCTGTTCAACAAGGTGGCAGTTGTCAATTTTGTAATTACCTTTGAAGGTCTGGAGGAGCAGCTTCTGTCTGAGGTTGTACAGATAGTGAAGCCAGCACTTGAGAGAGAACAATCACAGCTTACATCCAGTCTGACACAGGATAGGATTCATCTGTATAAACTTGAGACGAAAATACTTAAAATTTTACAAACAGCTGAGACAAACATTTTGGATGAACGGGAGCTAGCAGACACGCTACAGAACTCAAAACAACTAGCTGCAGAGCTGGCTACAAGAGTGACTGAGAGGGAAGAAACACAGTTGAAATTAATGGCAGCAAGAAACCAGTACCTTCCG GTTGCATCAAGAGGAGCTGTTCTATATTTTGTGATAAGGAACCTTTCTGAAATCAATGTTATGTACCAATTTTCTGTTAGTTGGTTCAAGAATCTCTGCTCTTGTTGTATCAGAGATAATATTGGCGAAGAATCCAACAACTCACCCTCAGAAGCATCTTTCTCATCTGACCAACAATTCAACAGTGTGTTTTCGGAAGAATCTGTTTCAAGCAGTTACCTTACTAGGCTCATCAATGTCTTAACCCAAGCTGTTTACCACCACACTACTCAAGTTCTGTTCTTTGAGCATCGTCTTGCATTTGCTTTTCTCACTGCTACAAGCATAATGCGGCATGCAACAAGTACTACTGAGTCCAAACCAGCTTCATCAATCTCTGTTGATGAATGGGCTGTGTTCCTTAGTGGTGATATGTATGGAGTGGGGATTAAAGGCACAGTACAGCAACTGACATCTTCGTCTAGCACAAATCGTGTTTCTCCACATTCACCACTGAAATCATTGTTTCCTCTCTCATATTCAGCTTCTGAACAACGTTCTGACAGTCAGCCAGTTTATGAAATGCTCTCTAAGCCAGAGGATCTTTCTTGGCTATCAGATGCGAATTGGTGTACGTTTCAACAACTTGGCTTTGCACTATCAGCTTTCATTGGTTTATGTGATCACCTTGTTGCCAATCAACAGTTGTGGATGGAATTTTTTGACTGCTTGCATCCCTATAAATTTCTTTCCAATGCCTTTGATGAATCTGGCTGTGATTGGCCTCTGCAGCCTCTAACAAGTTTTCAGCGTCTTCTTCTTACCAAGACGTTACGACAGGATGCACTCTATGACAGTGTAAGAGATTTCATTCTTGAAGAACTTGGAGAAGAGTATATATCTACATCAGTGACAAACATCAGTGATatagcaaaacacacaaaccccAACCAGCCAATAATCTTTATATTGTCGCCAG GTTGTGATCCTACATCGCAACTGCTCAGTCTTTCTCAGACTAAGTTTGGGGATTCAAAGTACTTACATTTAGTCTCGTTGGGTTGTGGTCAACGCCAAACAATAAAAGATCTGATTCACCATGTTGCAGCAAGTGGCACTGGCTGGGTGTTCTTACAGAACTGCCACTTAGCTCCATCTTGGATGCCATCTTTGGAACAAATTGTTGACag CTTGGCATCTGATGGAGCTGTACACTCAAACTTCAGGTTGTGGCTTAGTTCTTTGCCAACAGAAACATTTCCATCTTCAGTACTTCAGGTCGGAAACAAG ATTACAGTTGAACAACCACAAGGCATACGGATTAACATTGAACAGAGTCTGGTGCTGTTGCAATCAGGCAATGTTAGATGGATTCCAGAACAATCCAAAACCTCATTTGCTCATCTTTTGTTCAGTCTGTGCTTCTTCCACGCAGCGCTGTCTGATCGTAAGAAGTATGGCTCCATTGGATGGAATGTTCCGTACGTGTTTAGCACAGCAGACCTTGAG GTTGCTGTTCAAGTATTGACTGATCTTGTTTGCACTTCTGAGTCAACACCATGGAAAGCTCTACGTCACATCACAGGAGATGTAGTGTATGGTGGAAGAGTAACTGACGATTGGGATAGAAGAACACTACGTTGTCTTCTCAATTGCTTTTACGCAAGTGAAACATTGAGTGCCAGTTGCTACATGAACTGTGAG GACTATCCGACTATCAGTGACATTGATAGTTTGGTTAGACTAGAGGAGCATGCCAGAAAAACCTTTCCCTTGCTAGACAGACCCGAAGTGTGTGGCATGCATCCATTGGCCAACTCGATATACGCTGACAGACTGAGTCGAAGTCTGTTTGATGTCATTCTTTCCATGCAACCAAACGTCGTCTCCATGACAGCACA GTCTAAATTAGATGTCGCCTTGCTCGATATTGCAACAGACGCCCTCAGTAATCTCCCCGATTCAATCGTGGCGAGTGACATCAACAGATGGTATTCAATTAAAGGGCAATCAGAAGGCATTCGTATAGCACCGAGCTCAGAACGAGTGAGAACAAAGGACACTGCCAAAGTGGTGAAGAACGTGTCACATTTGCAGCACGTCCTACTACAAGAAGTAAAGAATTTTAACAATCTGATTCAAGTCGTTCGAGATTCTCTCATGTCAGTTATTGATGCTCTTAATGGCGAAACATTATTGTCTGATGATCTTGAAGCTGTTTGCACTTCTCTTGCCATCAACAAGGTGCCCGCCATGTGGCTAAAGCATAGTTACCCGACTCAACGACGACTTGGCAGCTGGCTGAATGACCTATCAGAAAGAGTGGATTTTTTTACCTACTGGATGTCGTGTAGAGAAACTGTGGAGAAACCCGTTACTGGTGTTGAGAAATCTGAGTCAAAGGTGTCACCGGCTCTGTCTGCATTGAAAGCTGTTGCTATTTCATCATCATTTGCAAGCAAAGGCTCTGCTTTGGCACATCACTCTCCAGGTTCCTACTGGCTTTCAGCTTTCTTCTTCCCACATG GGTTTCTCACTGCTGTATTGCAGTGTCATGCACGAAAGCATCATTTGGCCCTCAGCAACCTTCAGTTCAAGCACATAGTACAAGCTGAGCTACccaagacagacaacatgccACTTGAGAAG AAGACAGTGCCTCCCAAAGATGGCGTGATAATTCATGGCCTACATCTCCAAGGAGCTGCTTGGGATGCCAAGAAGTATACGTTATTCGAACCAGATCATTTTCAACAATGTGATTTTCCGCAAATTCACTTCTTACCAGAGGAAGTTGGACACAAG